One bacterium genomic window, TGCTTGCGACCAATCTGCATACAATCGGCTTCGGTGCCTTGCTGATCCAACGAGATTTTTTTGTGTACCGAGAAAATCGTTCCGACAGAAACGTTCGCATCAATATTAGAACTGCCATCGAGGGGATCGAAGTTGATTACATAGTGTCCGATTTCATGGTGTTCGGGAATCGGAATGATTTCTTCACTCTCTTCGGAAGCCATAGCTGCGAGATGCCCGCCGTGATCCAGCATCCGAATGATAGTATCGTGGGCAATCACATCCAATTTCTGCTGGCGCTCGCCTTGCACATTCTCCGAACCAAATTCACCCAATATGTCCAGCAGTCCGGCTTTATTGACGTGATGTGAGATTAGTTTAGCTGCTAATGCGATATCTTCGAGGAGATCGCTGAACTCGCCGGTGGCGCCTTCCACTTGACGTTGCTGCTCGATGATGAAGCGGTCAATCGTCATTAATTTACCAACCATATTCGTTACAATTTCCTTTCGTTCTCAGTTTTTGTTGTTATGAAAAGTTCCCAAACTTGTTCGATTCGCTCGATATACTGATGAGCACCGGGTAAATCTTCACGGGTCAGTGTCGATTGCAGAGCAATGACAGTACCTCCGGCTCCTAATGCAGCTTGAATACCAAAAGGGGCATTCTCGACAATCTAACATTCCGCCGGTTCGCAATGAAGGCGTTTCATCGCTTCCAGATAAGGCGCTGGATCCGGTTTCCCGGGGAGATTCTCTTCACCGGATACTATCGCGGAGAAAAGTGCAATCTCCTCAGGTATTAGCGAACTCTCGAGATTGACGCGCGCCGACCCGGTAACTAACCCCAGCAGTACATTTGAAGCTTTTAACTTCTGCAAAAGCCCGTGTGCTTCCGGGTTGATTTGCGGCGGCGAATTCTCGCGATAGAGTTTTCGCTTCCGATTCACGAGCTCCATCACAAATTCATCGGAAGGGGTGATGCCTGCTTTCTCTTGAAAGAAGCGGCGCATCGATACTTCGGCTTTTTCCCCTTCGCCTAATGCAATGTCGCGGCGGGTAACCGAAATACCTTGATCAGATAATACGGTACTCCACGTGAAAAAGTGATTTTCCAGGGAAGTTATTAAGACACCATCGAGATCGAACAAAATCGCACGAGGAATCGGTAAAGAATCGTGCATTCGTTACTTCTTCCTCTTCGATTTCATTTTCTCGAATAGATAAGCAAGGTTCGCCTGCTCGGAAATCACCGGTTTGATGTTACCTGATAGCGATGTCGCAATGGTCGTGACACCTGGGCCGTGACCCGCTACAACGCTATTGGAATGGATGATCACCCCGATGGTAACGGAACCTTCACTCCAGATTCTGCCGTAGCTATTGTCGACATCCATCAGTGCGACAATATCGCCAAAACGGAGCGATTTGAGATTATACTCAGCTACCATTTTTTCATCGAACATTTGAATGTCGTAATCGCCGCGCCAGACGTGGTTGTTGCCCAACCCACTCCCCATCACTTTTCCGGGAACGAAATGTGTAACCGGTACGACTAATTTGCCGGAACGATCTTTTTTCCAATCTAAAACATGTAACAATTGGGGATCAAGATTGAAGAGTTTGATGTCGGGAAAATCGAGCAATTCGAGACCAATCCCGAAGGCATGAACTTGCATTTTATCGCCAATCGCAAGATCGGCTAAAACATCCGGCGGAAAATCGACGATGACGTGCTCGACACCGCCGTGGGTTCCGGTAACGCGTCCGGTTTCCCCTTTCGCTTCGCCGGTTAAGACTCGAACGGGATTTCCAATGCAGGCAAGCGTGTTTAAGCCATTGTTTGGAGAAAAACCACCATCACTGGATCCGCGGTACTCGATTGTCGCGCCGGGTTCGATATGGTCGCCGACCAAATCGATACAGTTATCACCGATGCGTTTGTTGAATGTGATACTGCCGGTACCGGGCAAGGGAATTGCTTGTCCAGTTTTCGCTTGAATGCGATAAGGCAAGGGACCTAACTTTGGCGGCGCAATTTCACCAACTGCCGCCATTGCAACTAATTTATCGGCATTGGTTCGCAAACCACCTAACAGAATGCCTTCCTTAGGTGTCGTTGTCTTTTTAATCATGATACAATCCCAAACTTTTCAAACTTGTTTCCTACTCGAGTATGTCAACAATTGCACGCAGCATGATGTTGTTTTCAGTTAAAGAAATCCACTCCGTTCTGAGTTCGAGCTCCTGTCGATTTGGATTTCGTACCGCTTGATCAGTGATTATGGCAATCGGTTCCATAGTGAGGGGCGCCGCAATCGCGAAATAGTATGAGGTATTTGCACTGAGTAAACGTTGCAATGTCAACGAACTGAAACCGGTATTACTTAACGAATCTGGTAGAATTACCAAAGAGTCAATTCGTTGGTTGGGCAGGTTGTTCACTTTGTCATAGAGATAAAACATCAGGGTGTCAAATTCGGTTTGAGTAGAGACCAACCTCACTACGAATTGAATGGTTTTCAGCGAACATTGATTGGTCGACCGCAACTCCACTGCATACTCAGTAGATAGATTAACCAGATCCGGCAATGACCAACCTTGCGGGGGATTGGCATAAGTGCCAGAGAAATTTTGCAGAGTGTCGATGCCGGTAGCCAGAGTATTGACAAGAATCGTCGGGGTATAAGTGAAATTTCCCGTTGGATCAAAGGCGCGAGCAGCGAGCGTGTGATACCCATTGGAAGCCCATGCGCTTTGCCATACCGCCCGATAGCGATTGGAATGGGTTCCCACAATCATTCCTTTGATTAGGGGCATGCCATCGAGATAGAAATGCACTGAGTCGACTGACGAGTTGTCATACGCAGTAACTTCAAGCGTATCACGAGGCGTCACCAACTCCCCGCCGAAGGGACGAATCCAATCAATTGAGGGCGCTTGAGTGTCGGGCAAC contains:
- a CDS encoding DUF4438 domain-containing protein → MIKKTTTPKEGILLGGLRTNADKLVAMAAVGEIAPPKLGPLPYRIQAKTGQAIPLPGTGSITFNKRIGDNCIDLVGDHIEPGATIEYRGSSDGGFSPNNGLNTLACIGNPVRVLTGEAKGETGRVTGTHGGVEHVIVDFPPDVLADLAIGDKMQVHAFGIGLELLDFPDIKLFNLDPQLLHVLDWKKDRSGKLVVPVTHFVPGKVMGSGLGNNHVWRGDYDIQMFDEKMVAEYNLKSLRFGDIVALMDVDNSYGRIWSEGSVTIGVIIHSNSVVAGHGPGVTTIATSLSGNIKPVISEQANLAYLFEKMKSKRKK
- a CDS encoding HAD hydrolase-like protein; the encoded protein is MHDSLPIPRAILFDLDGVLITSLENHFFTWSTVLSDQGISVTRRDIALGEGEKAEVSMRRFFQEKAGITPSDEFVMELVNRKRKLYRENSPPQINPEAHGLLQKLKASNVLLGLVTGSARVNLESSLIPEEIALFSAIVSGEENLPGKPDPAPYLEAMKRLHCEPAEC
- a CDS encoding Ig-like domain-containing protein encodes the protein MQIKSRSTILATLMAGLLLLVFGCEGPEGAAGRDATLPDTQAPSIDWIRPFGGELVTPRDTLEVTAYDNSSVDSVHFYLDGMPLIKGMIVGTHSNRYRAVWQSAWASNGYHTLAARAFDPTGNFTYTPTILVNTLATGIDTLQNFSGTYANPPQGWSLPDLVNLSTEYAVELRSTNQCSLKTIQFVVRLVSTQTEFDTLMFYLYDKVNNLPNQRIDSLVILPDSLSNTGFSSLTLQRLLSANTSYYFAIAAPLTMEPIAIITDQAVRNPNRQELELRTEWISLTENNIMLRAIVDILE